One window from the genome of Acidihalobacter ferrooxydans encodes:
- the mutL gene encoding DNA mismatch repair endonuclease MutL, whose product MPIRRLPPQLVNQIAAGEVIDRPASVIKELLENSLDAGATRIDVDIEQGGSRLMRVRDNGSGIARDELALALSRHAISKVASLDDLECVASLGFRGEALPSIASVSRLTLTTCQPGAMAGWRLQGDGRETFGQPEPAAHPQGTTVEVRDLFFNVPARRKFLRAERTEYHHIDEVVRRIALSRFELSLTLSHNGRVQADWRAAADPAARERRVAQGVGTAFLEQAIHVEHAAAGLHLHGWLGAPTYSRAQTDQQYFYVNGRMVRDKVLSHAVRLAYQDVLYHGRQPAFVLFLEMDPTAVDVNAHPTKAEVRWRESRLVHDFLHHTLKDALARVRPGDVTQPAPAAGQAAAPSGRSAEPRPGPALAFDVPIAGGGVSRAPSGSAVREQLAGYAALYGNGSGNQQDNRPDNRSEIRSGAAPQAGSPATDVPPLGFALAQLKGIYILAENAAGLVLVDMHAAHERITYERMKDAWGAARVHAQPLLLPPTVAVSAREADCAERHRELLLKLGLEVDRVGPERVRVRCLPAMLQGADATQLLRDVLGDLQEYGVSERIDEHMNELLSTMACHGSVRANRRLTVDEMNSLLRDMERTERSGQCNHGRPTWIQLGLGELDRLFLRGR is encoded by the coding sequence ATGCCAATCCGCCGATTACCGCCTCAACTCGTGAACCAGATCGCTGCCGGCGAGGTTATCGACCGGCCGGCCTCGGTGATTAAGGAGTTGCTCGAAAACAGCCTTGATGCGGGCGCTACGCGGATCGATGTCGATATCGAACAGGGTGGTTCGCGCCTGATGCGCGTGCGCGACAACGGCAGCGGCATTGCGCGCGATGAACTTGCGCTGGCCCTGTCGCGTCATGCGATCAGCAAGGTGGCTTCGCTGGACGATCTGGAGTGCGTCGCGAGCCTCGGGTTCCGTGGCGAGGCGTTGCCCAGCATCGCTTCGGTATCGCGCCTGACGCTGACCACCTGTCAGCCGGGCGCGATGGCGGGCTGGCGTCTGCAGGGCGATGGGCGCGAAACCTTCGGCCAACCGGAGCCGGCAGCGCATCCGCAAGGGACTACGGTCGAGGTCCGCGACCTGTTTTTCAATGTACCGGCACGGCGTAAGTTTTTGCGTGCCGAGCGCACCGAATACCACCATATCGACGAAGTTGTGCGGCGCATCGCGTTGAGTCGCTTCGAACTGAGTCTGACGCTGTCGCACAACGGTCGCGTGCAGGCCGACTGGCGTGCGGCTGCGGACCCTGCGGCGCGCGAGCGGCGGGTGGCGCAGGGTGTCGGAACCGCGTTCTTGGAGCAGGCGATTCACGTCGAACACGCGGCTGCCGGTTTGCATCTGCATGGCTGGTTGGGGGCGCCGACCTATTCGCGTGCGCAGACAGACCAGCAGTATTTTTATGTCAACGGGCGCATGGTGCGCGACAAGGTGTTGTCGCATGCGGTACGCCTGGCCTATCAGGATGTGCTCTACCACGGGCGGCAGCCGGCCTTTGTGCTGTTTCTGGAAATGGACCCGACAGCGGTCGATGTCAACGCCCATCCGACCAAGGCCGAAGTGCGCTGGCGCGAAAGCCGGCTGGTGCATGATTTCCTGCACCACACGCTGAAGGATGCGCTTGCCCGGGTGCGACCCGGCGATGTCACTCAGCCGGCGCCAGCGGCCGGGCAGGCCGCCGCGCCGTCGGGTCGCTCTGCCGAGCCGCGTCCGGGCCCGGCACTTGCGTTCGATGTGCCCATTGCCGGTGGTGGTGTGTCGCGTGCGCCGTCCGGCAGTGCCGTGCGCGAGCAGTTGGCAGGGTATGCGGCCCTGTATGGCAACGGGTCGGGCAATCAGCAAGACAACCGACCCGACAATCGGTCGGAAATTCGGTCGGGAGCCGCTCCGCAGGCCGGCTCCCCGGCCACCGATGTGCCACCGCTCGGTTTCGCTCTGGCCCAACTCAAGGGCATTTACATTCTGGCGGAGAACGCGGCGGGTCTGGTATTGGTCGATATGCACGCGGCGCACGAGCGGATTACCTACGAGCGTATGAAAGACGCATGGGGTGCGGCACGGGTGCACGCCCAGCCTCTCTTGCTGCCGCCGACTGTCGCGGTCAGCGCGCGCGAGGCGGATTGCGCCGAGCGTCACCGTGAATTGCTGCTCAAGTTGGGTCTGGAGGTCGACCGGGTCGGGCCGGAGCGCGTGCGCGTGCGCTGTCTGCCGGCAATGCTGCAAGGGGCCGATGCGACACAGTTACTGCGCGATGTGCTGGGTGATTTGCAGGAATACGGCGTCAGCGAGCGCATCGACGAGCATATGAACGAACTGCTTTCGACCATGGCCTGTCACGGCTCGGTGCGCGCCAACCGGCGTTTAACTGTGGATGAGATGAACAGTTTGTTACGTGACATGGAGCGTACCGAGCGCAGCGGGCAGTGCAACCACGGTCGTCCGACCTGGATTCAGCTCGGTCTGGGCGAATTGGACCGTTTGTTTCTGCGCGGCCGGTGA
- a CDS encoding N-acetylmuramoyl-L-alanine amidase, whose product MNPDNESTDRRLFLRRLLGVSGAAAVTLLSPRALAGTRITVKHVRLARHNGVTQVIFDLSGPVEHSLFALSKPERVVIDFKNAQVAGGMRVKPSAPVHGLRYARRGLNDLRVVLDLDKGSRPSSRLLKPQGGDGYRLVVDLAALSAATPAPVMTAAAAQSTTRLRDVVVAIDPGHGGVDPGAVGKRGTYEKNVVLAIARRLEALIKKTPGMQPYLIRRGDQYVSLRERLRKARAKKADLFISIHADASPYRYPKGSTVYVLSERGASSEAARLLAQRQNEVDRVAGVNLSTKDNLVASVLVDLAQTATRESSFKLGEHLTANINRVIRLHSRSVERAAFVVLKSPDIPSALVETAFISNPSEERLLRTPVFQQRMAVALHAGVADYFNRYAPSGTLLAARHRAVRALS is encoded by the coding sequence ATGAATCCAGACAATGAGAGTACCGACCGGCGTTTGTTCCTGCGTCGCCTGCTCGGCGTCTCGGGCGCGGCGGCGGTGACACTCCTGAGCCCGCGCGCGCTGGCCGGGACACGCATTACGGTCAAGCATGTCCGTCTGGCACGGCACAACGGCGTTACGCAGGTGATTTTCGACCTCAGCGGCCCGGTCGAGCATAGTCTGTTCGCGCTTTCCAAGCCGGAGCGTGTGGTCATCGATTTCAAGAACGCACAAGTGGCCGGCGGCATGCGTGTCAAACCGTCTGCGCCGGTGCATGGATTGCGCTATGCCCGTCGGGGTCTGAACGACTTGCGCGTGGTTCTGGATTTGGATAAAGGCAGCAGGCCCAGTAGCCGCCTGCTCAAACCGCAGGGCGGTGACGGATACCGCCTGGTGGTCGATCTGGCGGCGCTTTCCGCCGCGACGCCCGCGCCGGTCATGACCGCTGCGGCAGCGCAGTCGACAACCCGGCTGCGCGATGTGGTCGTGGCGATCGATCCAGGGCATGGCGGTGTTGATCCGGGCGCTGTCGGTAAGCGCGGCACTTACGAGAAGAACGTCGTGTTGGCAATCGCCCGGCGTCTGGAAGCCTTGATCAAAAAAACCCCCGGCATGCAGCCGTACCTGATTCGGCGTGGCGATCAATATGTCAGCCTGCGTGAGCGTTTGCGCAAGGCGCGCGCGAAAAAGGCGGATCTGTTTATCTCGATTCATGCCGATGCCTCACCGTATCGTTATCCCAAGGGATCGACGGTCTATGTGCTGTCCGAGCGCGGTGCCTCATCCGAGGCGGCGCGTCTGTTGGCGCAGCGGCAGAATGAGGTCGACCGCGTGGCGGGCGTCAATCTGTCCACCAAGGATAATCTTGTCGCCTCGGTGCTGGTCGATCTGGCGCAGACCGCGACGCGCGAGTCGAGTTTCAAGTTGGGCGAGCATCTGACCGCGAATATCAATCGCGTCATCAGGCTGCATTCGCGTTCGGTCGAACGCGCGGCATTTGTCGTGCTCAAGTCGCCGGATATCCCGTCGGCGCTGGTGGAAACCGCATTTATTTCCAATCCATCCGAAGAGCGCCTGCTGCGCACACCGGTTTTCCAGCAGCGCATGGCAGTTGCGCTGCACGCCGGGGTGGCCGATTACTTCAACCGCTATGCGCCATCCGGCACGCTCCTGGCCGCGCGGCATCGGGCGGTGCGAGCGCTGTCCTGA
- the tsaE gene encoding tRNA (adenosine(37)-N6)-threonylcarbamoyltransferase complex ATPase subunit type 1 TsaE: MSGPMLEIALADEAATEALGAALADVLSPGMRVYLNGQLGAGKTTLVRGLLHALGHVGPVRSPTYALVESYALSRFTAHHFDLYRLADPEELEFIGIRDFITDDAVCLIEWPERAAGLLPEATVNVELRLSGRGRVARLRGGVGEGARALAALHIK, from the coding sequence GTGAGCGGCCCGATGCTGGAGATTGCCCTGGCCGACGAGGCGGCTACCGAAGCGCTGGGCGCAGCGCTTGCAGATGTGCTGAGCCCCGGTATGCGGGTGTATCTCAACGGTCAGCTTGGCGCGGGGAAAACGACCCTGGTACGTGGATTGTTGCACGCGCTCGGTCATGTCGGCCCGGTGCGCAGCCCCACGTACGCCTTGGTCGAGTCATATGCGCTGAGCCGTTTTACCGCGCACCATTTTGATTTATATCGGCTTGCGGACCCGGAAGAGCTTGAGTTCATTGGGATTCGAGATTTCATTACCGACGATGCCGTGTGCCTGATCGAGTGGCCGGAACGCGCCGCGGGCCTGCTGCCGGAGGCTACCGTAAACGTCGAGTTGCGTCTATCCGGCCGAGGGCGTGTGGCCCGATTGCGGGGTGGGGTCGGAGAGGGCGCGAGAGCGCTTGCGGCGCTACACATCAAGTAA
- a CDS encoding bifunctional ADP-dependent NAD(P)H-hydrate dehydratase/NAD(P)H-hydrate epimerase, producing the protein MTDSPLPLYVAAQARAVDRRAIDELGIPGYTLMRRAGAAAFETLRARWPQARSLCAVCGSGNNGGDGLVVASLARQAGWNVRVMMLGDGPRAGGEAAQALADWRASGGEVEPFGGALPPADVYLDALFGTGLTRAPEGRWSAAIDALAGREVLALDVPSGLDADHGHAPGTVVRAQATISFIVRKRGLYTGVGPECAGERIFAGLDVPPAAFAGIEPQAMLRQAPHPLARRSRSSHKGDHGRVLIVGGAPGMSGAARLAGEAALRVGAGLVTVATHPAHAATLNVGRWELMVRGVRDPAELAPLLASADIVAVGPGLGSDAWGRSLWSQVLGTRLPLVVDADALNLLAQNPVRREHWVLTPHPGEAGRLLGCTVARVQSDRFAAVAELVHRYGGTCVLKGAGSLVQTSGVPFVCAAGNPGMASGGMGDVLTGVIAGLAAQGLALDVAVCDGVCLHAAAGDMAARDGERGLLAADVIDQLRRLVNAA; encoded by the coding sequence ATGACAGACAGTCCGCTTCCGCTCTACGTTGCCGCCCAGGCCCGCGCTGTGGATCGCCGGGCTATCGACGAACTCGGCATTCCCGGCTATACGCTGATGCGCCGCGCCGGCGCGGCCGCCTTCGAGACTTTGCGGGCGCGCTGGCCGCAGGCGCGCAGCCTGTGCGCGGTGTGCGGTAGTGGCAACAATGGTGGCGATGGATTGGTCGTCGCAAGCCTGGCCCGGCAGGCGGGCTGGAACGTCCGCGTAATGATGCTGGGCGACGGACCGCGTGCCGGCGGCGAAGCGGCACAGGCGCTGGCGGATTGGCGCGCGAGCGGCGGCGAGGTCGAGCCGTTCGGCGGCGCCTTGCCGCCTGCGGATGTCTACCTCGACGCATTGTTCGGCACGGGTCTGACGCGCGCCCCGGAAGGACGTTGGTCGGCCGCGATCGACGCGCTGGCCGGCCGCGAAGTGCTCGCGCTGGACGTGCCTTCGGGCCTCGATGCCGATCACGGACATGCGCCGGGCACCGTGGTACGGGCGCAGGCGACGATCAGTTTTATCGTCCGCAAGCGCGGACTCTATACTGGCGTTGGGCCGGAGTGCGCTGGTGAACGCATCTTCGCCGGCCTGGATGTTCCGCCGGCGGCGTTCGCGGGCATCGAACCGCAGGCCATGCTGCGTCAGGCGCCGCACCCACTGGCGCGTCGCAGCCGCTCCTCGCACAAGGGCGATCACGGGCGTGTGCTGATCGTCGGCGGCGCGCCGGGCATGTCCGGGGCTGCGCGCCTGGCCGGCGAGGCGGCGTTGCGGGTCGGCGCCGGTCTGGTGACGGTTGCGACCCATCCGGCGCATGCGGCGACCTTGAACGTCGGGCGCTGGGAACTGATGGTGCGTGGCGTGCGCGATCCGGCCGAACTCGCGCCCTTGCTGGCCAGCGCGGATATCGTGGCGGTCGGGCCAGGGCTTGGCAGCGATGCTTGGGGGCGCAGCCTGTGGTCGCAGGTGCTCGGCACCCGTCTTCCCCTGGTGGTCGATGCCGATGCGCTCAACCTGTTGGCCCAAAACCCCGTCCGGCGCGAGCACTGGGTGTTGACGCCACACCCCGGCGAAGCCGGGCGTTTATTGGGGTGCACAGTGGCTCGGGTGCAGAGCGACCGCTTTGCCGCCGTAGCCGAGCTGGTGCATCGCTATGGCGGCACCTGCGTGTTGAAGGGAGCCGGTTCACTGGTGCAGACGTCTGGCGTCCCGTTCGTCTGCGCGGCAGGTAATCCGGGCATGGCCAGTGGGGGCATGGGTGACGTGTTGACCGGGGTGATTGCCGGCCTCGCGGCGCAGGGATTGGCACTGGATGTTGCCGTTTGCGATGGCGTTTGTCTGCATGCGGCGGCAGGTGACATGGCCGCGCGCGACGGTGAGCGTGGCCTGTTGGCCGCAGACGTGATCGATCAGCTACGCCGTCTGGTGAACGCAGCGTGA
- a CDS encoding cupin-like domain-containing protein, with the protein MKLQPVVREEHLSRAEFLSAYRRAQRPVVLAQLTADWPARGKWNFDYLREVAGDTVVPLYANRQRDAHNYQYAHAAEMPLRDYLDRLEAGESDLRVFSFNILSAMPTLARDFSFPDMGLKLFDKVAFLFAGGRGARVQMHFDIDVPELLLCHFGGRKRVMLFPPAQTRHIYRVPFSFSSLREVDYDQPDYTRFPALRRLEGYTAELGHGDVLYIPSGYWHYIVYEEPGFSVSLRALPRRPGNVLRMLHNLLFVRTIERGMRKLYGQRWVARNERRAVEGTNRRLRRSGV; encoded by the coding sequence ATGAAATTGCAGCCGGTCGTGCGCGAGGAGCATCTTTCCCGCGCTGAATTTCTGAGTGCGTATCGCAGGGCGCAACGTCCGGTGGTGCTCGCGCAACTGACGGCGGACTGGCCGGCTCGGGGAAAGTGGAATTTCGACTATCTGAGAGAGGTTGCCGGCGATACGGTGGTTCCGCTTTACGCCAACCGCCAGCGTGATGCACACAACTACCAGTATGCGCATGCCGCTGAAATGCCGCTGCGCGACTACCTCGACCGGCTCGAAGCCGGCGAAAGCGATTTACGCGTTTTCTCCTTCAATATTCTATCGGCGATGCCGACGCTGGCGCGCGATTTCAGTTTCCCCGATATGGGTTTGAAGCTGTTCGACAAAGTGGCGTTTTTGTTCGCCGGCGGTCGTGGCGCCAGGGTGCAGATGCATTTCGACATCGACGTTCCGGAACTGCTGCTCTGTCATTTCGGCGGCAGGAAACGGGTCATGCTGTTTCCGCCGGCGCAGACGCGTCATATCTACCGCGTGCCGTTTTCCTTCAGCAGCCTGCGCGAAGTCGATTACGATCAGCCCGACTACACGCGGTTCCCCGCGCTGCGCAGGCTTGAGGGCTACACGGCCGAACTCGGCCACGGCGACGTACTGTATATTCCGTCGGGTTACTGGCATTACATTGTCTACGAGGAACCGGGGTTCTCCGTGTCGCTGCGTGCATTGCCGCGACGCCCCGGCAACGTGCTGCGCATGCTCCACAACCTGCTGTTCGTGCGAACGATTGAGCGCGGTATGCGCAAGCTGTACGGCCAGCGTTGGGTTGCGCGCAACGAGCGCCGTGCCGTAGAGGGTACCAACCGACGTCTTCGTCGGAGCGGTGTCTGA
- a CDS encoding ClpXP protease specificity-enhancing factor encodes MTSSRPYLIRAIYEWVVDNSQTPYLLVDANDASVQVPHEYVQDGRIVLNVSPSAVAALDLGNEYISFSARFGGSPQEVFVPVQRVMAVYARENGQGMMFTEDDDPPPTSGPGGDGETSPPDRPAGGPQRPTLKVVK; translated from the coding sequence ATGACATCAAGCCGTCCTTACCTCATCCGGGCCATCTATGAATGGGTGGTCGATAATTCTCAGACACCCTATCTGCTGGTCGATGCCAATGACGCAAGCGTTCAAGTGCCGCATGAATACGTTCAGGACGGACGCATCGTCCTGAACGTATCGCCCAGTGCGGTCGCTGCGCTGGATCTTGGCAATGAATACATCAGTTTCAGCGCACGTTTTGGCGGATCGCCGCAGGAGGTGTTCGTGCCGGTGCAGCGGGTTATGGCGGTATACGCGCGCGAAAACGGGCAGGGCATGATGTTCACTGAAGACGACGATCCGCCGCCGACATCCGGGCCAGGAGGTGACGGCGAAACCTCGCCGCCTGATCGACCTGCCGGTGGCCCCCAGCGACCGACACTGAAAGTCGTCAAATAG
- a CDS encoding glutathione S-transferase N-terminal domain-containing protein: MSLLANRRSVMTLFAAPDCPDSHRARIVVAEKDIAADIIALDPAESSEDLTDLNPYNSVPTLVDRDLVLYDPRLIIEYLDERFPHPPLMPVDPVSRAKTKLLMYRIERDWYTLIRQFSGADKKTQTKLRKRLRESLLTSTPLFMEARPYLFGEEFSLVDCSVIPVLWRLEHYGVQLPPAASAITDYARRMFARPAVRSSLSEVERDMYV; encoded by the coding sequence ATGAGTCTGCTCGCTAACCGCCGGTCGGTCATGACCCTGTTTGCCGCCCCCGACTGCCCTGACAGTCATCGAGCGCGCATCGTAGTGGCCGAGAAGGATATTGCCGCCGACATCATCGCGCTGGATCCGGCGGAATCCTCGGAGGATCTTACTGATCTCAATCCCTATAATTCCGTGCCTACCCTGGTCGACCGTGATCTGGTGCTCTACGATCCGCGGCTGATCATCGAATATCTGGATGAGCGGTTTCCGCATCCGCCGCTGATGCCGGTCGACCCGGTCTCGCGGGCGAAGACCAAGTTGCTGATGTATCGTATCGAGCGCGATTGGTATACGTTGATACGACAGTTTTCCGGCGCCGACAAGAAGACACAGACGAAACTGCGCAAGCGACTGCGCGAAAGTCTGCTGACCAGCACGCCACTGTTCATGGAGGCTCGACCCTATCTGTTCGGCGAAGAGTTCAGTCTGGTGGATTGTTCGGTCATACCGGTGTTGTGGCGGCTGGAGCATTACGGGGTTCAGTTGCCACCTGCTGCATCGGCGATTACCGATTATGCTCGCCGCATGTTCGCCCGGCCCGCCGTGCGCAGCAGCCTCAGCGAAGTCGAGCGTGACATGTACGTTTGA
- a CDS encoding chloride channel protein, translating to MPGHVPHRRRERLYLRLNGLALVVGGLAGLCALGFGYLLALAHNLLYFGRIDPTYDLMHHSLPATLGIGVMLLPAAGALLTTWLLRHYASGKHDEPGPGISEIIHAVHFERGAMLTRSVAVRYLAAAVTLGSGGSGGHEGPIIQFSSALASGLSGRLRLPEWERLTLVACGAGGAIGATFNVPAGGILFAVELILLEISGRTLIPVMLATGAAMFVSRSVLGAQALFPIPSLNLSGVQAAPPEVYLAYAVLGVCMGLVATVYIRTLYASIDLFARLPGGLLTRHLVGMLLLGVLLYASFRLFGHYYVQGIGFATIQDILNGSDFVIGLLLALGVLKLLATCLTLGSGGVGGVISPALYMGATLGGAFGLLAHHWMPGLGVSVSGAAVIGMACMVGASTGAAVTAVVMVFEMTRDFHVIIPLIIAVSLAYGLRRLLLADNIFLRKLSRRGERIPVSLRNHLQLLRDAASFLHTPFMRVAPETSVATVRQPLRSGDRVPHLLLTQPDGGIAGVVEARVLLEAALEARVGQLAQARWLAVRPDAPVFDVIGRLRREQAALAVLTSTAVPDVESVLGILGPEDLLHSAAWPVALTDENETQTKASRD from the coding sequence ATGCCCGGCCACGTTCCGCACCGCCGCCGCGAACGTCTCTATTTGCGTCTGAATGGCCTTGCTCTGGTGGTTGGCGGGTTGGCCGGTCTGTGCGCTCTCGGCTTCGGTTATCTGCTGGCGCTGGCGCATAATTTGCTCTACTTCGGGCGTATCGACCCGACGTATGATCTGATGCACCATTCGCTGCCGGCCACGCTGGGTATCGGCGTGATGCTGCTGCCGGCCGCGGGCGCGCTGCTCACGACCTGGTTGCTGCGTCACTATGCATCCGGCAAACACGACGAGCCTGGCCCCGGCATCTCCGAGATTATCCATGCGGTGCATTTCGAGCGCGGCGCGATGCTTACGCGATCGGTTGCCGTGCGCTATCTGGCTGCGGCGGTGACGCTCGGCTCCGGTGGTTCAGGGGGTCACGAGGGGCCTATCATTCAGTTCAGTTCGGCGCTCGCGTCCGGCTTGAGCGGGCGTCTGCGCCTGCCTGAATGGGAGCGTCTGACGCTGGTCGCCTGCGGCGCGGGCGGCGCCATTGGCGCCACCTTCAACGTGCCGGCCGGGGGCATTTTGTTTGCCGTGGAGCTGATTCTGCTGGAGATCAGCGGACGCACGCTGATCCCGGTCATGCTCGCCACCGGCGCGGCAATGTTCGTCAGCCGCTCCGTGCTCGGTGCGCAGGCGCTGTTCCCGATCCCCTCGCTGAATCTGAGCGGCGTACAGGCCGCGCCGCCGGAGGTTTACCTCGCCTACGCGGTGCTCGGTGTGTGTATGGGCCTGGTTGCAACCGTTTATATCCGCACGCTGTACGCATCCATCGACCTGTTCGCACGCCTGCCCGGCGGCCTGCTGACGCGCCATCTTGTCGGGATGTTGCTGCTCGGCGTGCTGCTCTATGCCAGCTTTCGTCTGTTCGGTCATTACTATGTCCAGGGCATCGGCTTCGCCACGATCCAGGACATACTCAATGGGTCTGATTTCGTCATTGGCCTGCTGCTCGCGCTGGGGGTGCTCAAGCTTCTGGCGACCTGTCTGACGCTGGGCTCGGGCGGTGTCGGCGGCGTGATTTCTCCCGCGCTGTACATGGGGGCGACGCTGGGCGGCGCCTTCGGGCTGCTCGCGCACCATTGGATGCCGGGGCTTGGCGTGAGCGTCAGCGGTGCGGCGGTGATCGGCATGGCCTGCATGGTCGGCGCATCGACCGGCGCTGCGGTGACTGCCGTGGTCATGGTGTTCGAGATGACCCGCGATTTTCACGTCATCATCCCGCTCATTATTGCGGTGTCGCTGGCCTATGGCCTGCGCCGTCTGCTGCTTGCCGATAATATTTTCCTGCGCAAGCTCAGTCGTCGCGGCGAGCGGATCCCGGTCTCGCTCCGCAACCACCTGCAACTGCTGCGCGATGCGGCGAGTTTTCTGCACACGCCGTTCATGCGGGTCGCGCCGGAGACGTCGGTGGCGACAGTACGCCAGCCGCTGCGCAGCGGCGACCGCGTACCCCACCTGCTGCTGACGCAGCCGGATGGCGGTATTGCCGGCGTGGTGGAGGCGCGCGTCCTGCTTGAAGCCGCGCTGGAAGCGCGGGTGGGCCAGCTCGCGCAAGCCCGTTGGTTGGCTGTGCGTCCCGACGCGCCGGTATTCGATGTCATTGGCCGGTTGCGCCGGGAGCAGGCCGCGCTTGCCGTGCTGACTTCGACCGCCGTTCCGGATGTGGAGTCGGTGCTGGGCATCCTCGGCCCCGAGGATCTGCTGCACAGTGCTGCCTGGCCGGTGGCGCTGACCGATGAGAACGAGACTCAGACGAAGGCGTCGCGCGACTGA
- a CDS encoding chloride channel protein, producing the protein MANTPPGNPTETDTDTQHSYTERLNLRVNAMALLVGIIAGLGAVIFRDLIAFFHNLLFFGRISVEYDALVHTAASPWGIGIILVPMIGALAVAYLVKTFAPEAKGHGVPEVMYAIYYKRGIIRPQVALVKSLASSISIGSGGAIGREGPIIQIGAAFGSVLAQWTRVHEWERLALIAAGAGGGIAATFNTPIGGIVFAIELMMVEISARTLIPVMIATGTATFIGSLFFGGHPSFIIPQSQLGALTLEPTSVYLEAAVLGVLMGVLATVFTRSVYLFEDWFEAMPGNYYTRHVFGMALVGIIMYLMMLFTGHYYIEGVGYSTIQSLFDGNLNIVWLLLILVGLKLLATSLTLGSGASGGIFSPSLFIGAGAGAGFALLVQHVAPDMPLGPVGAAVIGMACMVGASTGAAVTAVVMIFEMTRDIHVIIPLIIAVSLAYGMRRLLLNETIYTLKLSRRGDHLPVSLHSPMYMMRSALELIRRPVVRLPASETLGEARALTKPRRPVPHVVLTEHGDITRPPLGVLSGQRLRAALKRLPDDTPLRELADTGYLVTDEHVPVFDLIADMRRLEKRNAVLTADGDCQACEDIIGVISHDDVIEFTNLPRMLTLRRTL; encoded by the coding sequence ATGGCTAATACGCCGCCCGGGAATCCGACCGAGACCGATACTGATACGCAACATTCATACACGGAACGGCTCAATCTGCGGGTCAATGCAATGGCGCTGCTGGTCGGGATCATTGCCGGGCTCGGCGCGGTGATTTTTCGTGACCTGATTGCTTTTTTCCACAATCTGCTGTTCTTTGGCCGCATCAGCGTGGAGTATGACGCGCTGGTTCATACCGCAGCCAGTCCGTGGGGCATCGGCATCATTCTGGTGCCCATGATCGGTGCACTTGCCGTGGCGTATCTGGTCAAAACCTTCGCGCCGGAAGCCAAAGGGCATGGCGTGCCCGAAGTGATGTACGCGATTTACTACAAACGCGGCATTATTCGCCCGCAGGTGGCACTGGTAAAATCCTTGGCTTCGTCGATCTCGATCGGCTCCGGCGGCGCGATCGGCCGCGAGGGCCCGATCATTCAGATCGGTGCGGCCTTCGGCTCGGTGCTCGCGCAGTGGACGCGGGTACATGAGTGGGAGCGCCTGGCGCTGATTGCCGCCGGCGCCGGCGGCGGTATCGCGGCGACCTTCAACACGCCGATCGGCGGCATTGTGTTTGCAATCGAGTTGATGATGGTCGAGATCAGCGCGCGTACGCTGATTCCAGTCATGATCGCCACTGGCACAGCCACGTTTATCGGCAGTTTGTTCTTCGGTGGCCACCCGTCCTTCATCATTCCTCAGTCACAGTTGGGTGCGCTGACGCTGGAGCCGACCTCGGTGTATCTGGAGGCGGCCGTGCTCGGCGTACTGATGGGCGTGCTGGCGACCGTGTTCACGCGGTCGGTGTACTTGTTCGAAGACTGGTTCGAGGCCATGCCCGGCAATTACTACACGCGCCATGTCTTCGGCATGGCGCTGGTCGGCATCATTATGTACCTGATGATGCTGTTTACCGGCCACTATTACATCGAAGGGGTCGGTTACTCCACGATCCAGAGTCTGTTCGACGGGAATCTGAATATTGTCTGGTTGCTGCTGATTCTGGTCGGTCTCAAATTGTTGGCGACATCGCTCACCCTGGGGTCGGGCGCCTCGGGCGGCATCTTCTCGCCTTCGCTGTTCATCGGCGCCGGTGCGGGCGCGGGCTTCGCGCTGCTGGTGCAGCACGTGGCGCCGGATATGCCACTCGGTCCGGTCGGGGCGGCGGTGATCGGCATGGCCTGCATGGTCGGGGCATCCACCGGCGCGGCGGTCACCGCAGTGGTGATGATCTTCGAGATGACCCGCGATATCCATGTCATCATACCGCTCATTATTGCCGTATCCTTGGCCTATGGCATGCGTCGCTTGTTGCTCAATGAAACCATTTACACGCTCAAGCTCAGCCGCCGGGGCGACCATCTGCCGGTGTCACTGCACAGTCCGATGTATATGATGCGCAGTGCCCTGGAACTGATCCGGCGACCGGTCGTGCGTTTGCCGGCGAGCGAAACGCTGGGTGAGGCGCGAGCGCTGACCAAGCCGCGCCGACCGGTGCCGCATGTCGTGCTCACCGAGCATGGCGACATCACGCGTCCGCCGCTCGGTGTGCTCTCCGGGCAGCGCTTGCGCGCCGCGCTCAAGCGCCTGCCCGACGACACACCGCTGCGCGAACTTGCCGACACGGGCTATCTCGTCACCGACGAACATGTGCCGGTGTTCGATCTGATCGCCGACATGCGCCGGCTGGAAAAACGCAATGCCGTGCTGACCGCTGATGGCGACTGCCAGGCCTGCGAGGACATCATCGGCGTGATTTCGCACGACGATGTGATCGAATTCACCAATCTGCCGCGCATGCTCACCCTGCGCCGCACACTTTAG